One Aegilops tauschii subsp. strangulata cultivar AL8/78 unplaced genomic scaffold, Aet v6.0 ptg000490l_subseq_155209:229596_obj, whole genome shotgun sequence DNA segment encodes these proteins:
- the LOC141031101 gene encoding protein synthesis inhibitor I-like, translating into MDWEEAATLQVEAVAAAAVDLSPVEAVAAAEEVEADTSVNRSIVNNQRLTPIAKLLITLVGVVIAFQPASAIKIPESINGVPLIGMEADLEDYARLAREGRRVAKMRSPFTMSREGLPVLENQTGVAKPPPAWLYNKIVNGHDQVVFLIRSDNLYIGGYINPQGIIHSFAEYSSMLPGSISLGIGGSYRDLVGRRSNLANLDLGKRAMKRALKILSRYKHGVSDFFQMTTSLARYSVVLCEAQRFTEIHESLLDKWNSRTGYYIQRPKELLVSWASLSCGVLEKWKPTLKYGKTYYYETLWNYDNVRFKLRTSKTGAPYLLRLLIKGKRCQDSIMGWGHRP; encoded by the exons ATGGACTGGGAAGAAGCGGCGACTTTGCAGGTGGAGGCcgtagcggcggcggcggttgatTTGTCGCCGGTGGAGGCCgtagcggcggcggaggaggttgAGGCGGACACATCAGTCAACCGCAGCATCGTCAACAATCAG AGACTCACTCCTATTGCAAAGCTTCTCATTACATTGGTAGGAGTTGTAATTGCATTTCAACCTGCTAGTGCTATCAAGATTCCTGAGAGTATTAATGG AGTGCCACTTATTGGGATGGAAGCGGATCTAGAGGACTATGCTAGGTTGGCTCGGGAAGGACGTCGAGTAGCCAAAATGCGCTCGCCATTTACCATGTCAAGGGAAGGTCTGCCTGTGCTTGAAAATCAGACTGGAGTTGCAAAACCACCGCCGGCCTGGTTATATAACAAGATTGTAAATGGCCATGATCAGGTGGTATTTCTGATTAGAAGCGATAACCTGTATATCGGTGGATACATAAATCCCCAAGGAATTATCCATTCATTCGCCGAATATTCAAGTATGCTCCCCGGATCCATTTCTCTAGGAATCGGTGGAAGTTATAGAGACCTAGTTGGTCGTAGGTCAAACCTTGCAAACCTTGATCTAGGCAAAAGGGCAATGAAGAGAGCTTTGAAGATTCTTTCTCGGTACAAACATGGAGTCAGCGACTTCTTTCAGATGACAACTTCACTGGCAAGGTACTCTGTAGTATTATGTGAGGCACAGAGGTTCACGGAGATTCATGAATCTTTACTTGATAAATGGAACTCAAGGACTGGATACTATATTCAGCGGCCTAAGGAGCTCTTAGTTAGCTGGGCTTCACTGTCGTGTGGTGTGCTGGAGAAGTGGAAACCCACCCTCAAATATGGTAAAACCTATTATTATGAGACATTGTGGAACTATGACAATGTACGGTTCAAACTTAGAACATCAAAAACAGGAGCTCCATATCTCTTGAGACTGCTGATAAAGGGCAAAAGATGCCAGGATAGCATAATGGGCTGGGGCCACCGCCCTTAG